A portion of the uncultured Bacteroides sp. genome contains these proteins:
- the purN gene encoding phosphoribosylglycinamide formyltransferase — MQRFAHFSLLCAYLHPIMKRNIAIFASGSGSNAENIIRYLKNNRLLAVQLVVSNKIDALVLERAQRLNVPSAVFSKKEWESGQEILALLAGYSIDFIVLAGFLLRIPDSLLHAYPNKIINIHPSLLPKFGGKGMYGDKVHEAVVASGETESGITIHYINEHYDEGGVIFQTTCPVLPTDTVADVAAKVHVLEYAHYPRIIEEVFRSAVATD, encoded by the coding sequence ATGCAACGTTTTGCACATTTTTCACTATTGTGTGCATACTTACACCCGATTATGAAGAGAAACATCGCTATTTTTGCTTCAGGCTCCGGTTCGAATGCCGAGAACATCATTCGTTATTTAAAAAACAATCGTTTACTTGCCGTGCAGTTGGTCGTATCTAACAAGATTGACGCACTTGTGTTAGAACGTGCTCAGCGATTGAATGTGCCTTCTGCTGTGTTTTCTAAGAAGGAATGGGAGAGTGGGCAAGAGATTCTAGCTTTGCTGGCTGGCTATAGCATCGATTTTATTGTGTTGGCAGGTTTCCTTCTGCGGATTCCCGATTCTTTGTTGCATGCTTATCCGAATAAGATCATCAATATTCATCCCTCGCTCTTACCTAAATTTGGAGGCAAAGGCATGTATGGCGACAAGGTGCATGAAGCTGTCGTGGCTTCGGGCGAAACAGAAAGCGGCATCACCATACATTATATTAATGAGCATTATGATGAAGGTGGAGTTATCTTTCAGACTACCTGTCCTGTGTTACCCACAGATACTGTGGCTGATGTTGCAGCTAAAGTTCATGTCTTGGAATATGCTCATTACCCACGAATAATAGAAGAGGTGTTTCGGTCGGCAGTTGCGACAGATTGA
- a CDS encoding acyl carrier protein, with the protein MSEIASRVKAIIVDKLGVEESEVTTEASFTNDLGADSLDTVELIMEFEKEFGISIPDDQAEKIGTVGDAVSYIEEHAK; encoded by the coding sequence ATGTCTGAAATTGCATCAAGAGTGAAAGCGATTATCGTTGATAAATTAGGCGTTGAAGAATCAGAAGTTACCACAGAAGCTAGCTTCACGAACGATTTAGGAGCAGATTCTCTTGACACTGTAGAACTTATCATGGAATTCGAAAAAGAATTCGGTATCTCTATTCCAGATGATCAAGCAGAAAAGATCGGAACTGTAGGTGATGCTGTGTCTTACATCGAAGAACACGCTAAGTAA
- the fabF gene encoding beta-ketoacyl-ACP synthase II, with amino-acid sequence MELKRVVVTGLGAITPIGNNVPDFWENLVNGASGAGPITHFDPSLFKTQFACEVKGFDVTKYLERKEARKMDLYTQYAVAVANEAVTDSGLDLENEDLNKIGVIFGAGIGGINTFEEEIAQYYTNKEKGPRFNPFFIPKMISDIAAGQISIMYGFHGPNYATCSACATSTNAIADAFNLIRLGKANVIVSGGSEAAITPGGVGGFNALHALSTRNDDPQGASRPFSASRDGFVMGEGGGCLILEELEHAKARGAKIYAEVAGTGLSADAYHLTASHPDGLGAKLVMRNALEDAEMNPEDIDYINVHGTSTPVGDISEAKAIKEVFGEHAFKLNISSTKSMTGHLLGAAGAVESIASILAINYGIVPPTINYTEGDNDENIDYNLNLTFNKAQKREVKVALSNTFGFGGHNACAIFKKYAE; translated from the coding sequence ATGGAATTAAAAAGAGTCGTAGTAACAGGTCTTGGCGCCATTACTCCTATTGGCAACAATGTTCCCGATTTCTGGGAAAATCTTGTGAACGGAGCTAGCGGAGCAGGACCTATTACACATTTCGATCCGTCGCTATTCAAGACTCAGTTCGCATGTGAAGTAAAGGGCTTCGATGTGACCAAGTATCTCGAACGCAAAGAGGCAAGAAAAATGGATCTGTACACCCAGTACGCCGTTGCTGTTGCCAATGAAGCTGTTACAGACTCTGGGCTTGATTTAGAAAACGAAGACCTAAACAAAATCGGCGTCATCTTTGGTGCCGGTATTGGTGGTATTAATACATTTGAAGAGGAAATCGCGCAGTATTATACGAATAAGGAGAAAGGACCACGATTCAATCCGTTCTTTATTCCTAAAATGATTTCGGATATTGCTGCCGGACAAATCTCTATTATGTATGGCTTTCACGGGCCGAACTACGCTACGTGTTCTGCCTGTGCAACCTCAACCAATGCCATTGCCGATGCGTTTAACCTGATTCGTTTAGGTAAAGCAAACGTAATTGTAAGTGGAGGTTCTGAAGCTGCCATTACTCCCGGCGGAGTAGGTGGTTTCAATGCATTGCATGCTTTGTCAACTCGTAATGATGATCCACAAGGTGCCTCTCGTCCATTCAGCGCATCACGCGATGGATTTGTGATGGGAGAAGGCGGTGGTTGCCTCATTCTGGAAGAACTGGAACATGCTAAAGCTCGTGGTGCTAAAATTTATGCAGAAGTAGCCGGAACAGGACTATCTGCTGATGCTTATCACCTGACTGCTTCCCACCCTGATGGGCTTGGAGCCAAGTTAGTGATGCGTAATGCATTGGAAGATGCTGAGATGAACCCTGAAGATATTGATTACATCAACGTACATGGTACATCTACACCTGTGGGAGATATCTCTGAAGCGAAAGCTATCAAAGAGGTCTTTGGTGAACATGCGTTTAAGTTGAACATCAGTTCTACAAAATCTATGACGGGACATTTGCTGGGAGCTGCCGGTGCGGTAGAGTCCATAGCAAGTATTCTTGCCATCAACTATGGTATTGTGCCTCCGACTATCAACTACACTGAAGGTGATAACGACGAGAACATTGACTACAACCTTAACCTCACTTTCAACAAAGCTCAGAAGCGTGAAGTTAAAGTTGCCCTCTCCAACACATTTGGATTCGGAGGTCATAATGCATGTGCCATTTTCAAGAAATACGCAGAATAA
- a CDS encoding ISAs1 family transposase, producing MSIIKLCEKITDMRVDRKREHSVEVIVYIAMAAVICGAESWYEIEEFGRSRKVFFADRIPSLNRIPSHDTFNRFFSSLSPEYFEGVFRCWMSELCHKYEGVVAIDGKTICGASKCSRSNPDGEKGFKLHMVSAWAAANGITLGQVKVSQKSNEITAIPELLNALDLENCIVTIDAMGCQTEIAKKIIERKADYVLNVKDNHKNLHKSLESWFDDMDAKRVDVNKEYYARRYAKFRTEETGHGRKEIRECFVYNNRTMGLIFPQWVGIKSVVRVTSERTILKTGKTSVEKRYYITSLGLDAEKIAGAVRAHWSVENCLHWQLDVSFGEDMGRKTGNAAQNFSLMNKIALMLLKKSPRKGSIKGKRKAAGWDTQFLCELLLPQNF from the coding sequence ATGAGTATAATTAAGCTTTGTGAAAAAATAACAGACATGCGTGTCGACAGAAAAAGAGAGCATTCGGTAGAAGTGATTGTGTATATCGCTATGGCCGCAGTTATTTGCGGAGCAGAGAGTTGGTATGAAATAGAAGAATTCGGGCGCTCCCGGAAAGTTTTTTTCGCCGACCGTATACCGTCCTTGAACCGCATTCCCTCTCATGATACTTTCAACCGTTTCTTCAGCAGTCTTTCTCCTGAGTATTTTGAAGGTGTTTTTCGGTGCTGGATGTCAGAACTGTGCCACAAGTATGAAGGTGTAGTGGCTATTGACGGAAAGACTATCTGCGGTGCTAGTAAATGCAGCCGCTCCAACCCTGATGGAGAGAAAGGCTTCAAACTTCATATGGTCAGTGCCTGGGCGGCAGCAAACGGAATCACACTGGGTCAGGTTAAGGTTAGTCAAAAGAGCAATGAGATCACGGCAATCCCCGAACTTTTAAACGCATTGGATTTGGAAAATTGCATAGTGACCATTGATGCCATGGGATGCCAGACCGAGATAGCCAAAAAGATAATAGAAAGGAAAGCCGATTATGTGTTGAACGTGAAGGATAACCACAAGAATTTACACAAGAGCTTGGAATCATGGTTTGATGACATGGATGCAAAAAGGGTAGACGTGAATAAGGAATATTATGCGCGGCGGTATGCCAAGTTCAGGACAGAAGAGACAGGGCATGGTCGCAAGGAAATAAGAGAATGTTTTGTCTATAACAACCGTACAATGGGACTCATCTTTCCCCAATGGGTCGGCATAAAGTCTGTAGTCAGAGTTACTTCAGAACGGACAATTCTTAAGACAGGCAAGACATCCGTGGAAAAAAGATATTATATAACCTCTCTTGGATTGGATGCTGAGAAAATAGCAGGTGCCGTGCGTGCGCATTGGTCTGTGGAAAATTGCCTGCATTGGCAGTTGGACGTCTCTTTTGGAGAAGACATGGGAAGAAAAACCGGGAATGCTGCCCAGAACTTTTCTTTGATGAATAAGATTGCTCTTATGTTATTAAAGAAAAGCCCCAGAAAAGGCAGCATTAAAGGTAAAAGAAAGGCTGCTGGATGGGATACACAATTCCTTTGTGAACTTTTATTGCCACAGAATTTTTAA
- the pdxB gene encoding 4-phosphoerythronate dehydrogenase PdxB, whose translation MKVIVDNKIPYIDEAIKSIADQVIYTAGKDFTPELVRDADALIIRTRTQCNRALLEGSNVKFIATATIGYDHIDTDYCRQAGIKWTNAPGCNAASVAQYIESSLLLLQTEKKMNLSSMTIGIVGVGNVGSKVETMARKLGMRVLINDLPRQDKEGKEAFTDLATMANECDVITFHTPLHNAGQYKTFYLADEKFFETLKRKPIIINTSRGEVIETQALLNALDEEKIADAIIDVWEGEPEINLELLDKAFIATPHIAGYSADGKANATQMSLEALCKHFGIEPNFEITPPTPATNLIHATSRANALLQIYNPTRDSDALKAHPELFEQLRGDYPLRREEKAYTIVL comes from the coding sequence ATGAAAGTGATCGTTGATAACAAGATACCTTATATAGATGAGGCAATAAAGAGCATTGCCGATCAAGTGATATACACTGCGGGCAAAGACTTTACACCCGAATTGGTGCGTGATGCTGATGCGTTGATTATCCGAACGCGCACTCAATGTAACCGTGCCTTGCTCGAAGGAAGCAACGTTAAGTTCATTGCCACCGCCACCATCGGATATGACCATATCGATACGGATTATTGCCGGCAGGCAGGCATCAAGTGGACCAATGCTCCGGGTTGCAATGCAGCTTCAGTAGCACAATATATAGAGTCTTCATTACTGCTATTGCAAACCGAAAAGAAGATGAATTTAAGTTCTATGACGATAGGTATTGTAGGAGTGGGCAATGTAGGAAGTAAGGTTGAGACCATGGCTCGCAAACTGGGTATGCGGGTATTGATAAACGACTTGCCCAGACAGGATAAAGAAGGAAAGGAAGCGTTTACGGACTTGGCTACTATGGCCAACGAGTGTGACGTAATCACGTTTCACACACCGTTACACAATGCGGGGCAATACAAAACCTTTTATCTGGCGGACGAAAAGTTCTTCGAAACGCTAAAGCGAAAGCCAATCATCATCAACACTTCACGCGGAGAAGTCATCGAGACCCAAGCATTGTTGAATGCTCTGGATGAAGAAAAGATAGCCGATGCGATTATTGATGTATGGGAGGGAGAGCCGGAGATTAATTTAGAGTTGCTGGATAAAGCTTTCATTGCCACTCCACACATTGCTGGATACTCGGCTGATGGGAAAGCGAATGCTACCCAAATGTCTTTAGAGGCTTTGTGCAAGCATTTTGGCATTGAACCGAATTTTGAGATAACACCTCCGACACCTGCGACGAACCTAATCCATGCCACTAGCCGAGCGAATGCTCTATTACAAATATACAATCCCACACGAGATAGTGATGCACTGAAAGCGCACCCTGAACTTTTTGAGCAATTACGAGGTGATTATCCATTGAGAAGAGAAGAAAAAGCTTATACGATAGTCCTGTAA